A genomic region of Numenius arquata chromosome 21, bNumArq3.hap1.1, whole genome shotgun sequence contains the following coding sequences:
- the HNRNPR gene encoding heterogeneous nuclear ribonucleoprotein R isoform X3 yields MRRRRSARHLPSLLGPELRRAGPALHNKMANQVNGNAVQLKEEEEPMDTSSVTHTEHYKTLIEAGLPQKVAERLDEIFQTGLVAYVDLDERAIDALREFNEEGALSVLQQFKESDLSHVQNKSAFLCGVMKTYRQREKQGSKVQESTKGPDEAKIKALLERTGYTLDVTTGQRKYGGPPPDTVYSGVQPGIGTEVFVGKIPRDLYEDELVPLFEKAGPIWDLRLMMDPLSGQNRGYAFITFCSKDAAQEAVKLCDNYEIRPGKHLGVCISVANNRLFVGSIPKNKTKENILEEFSKVTEGLVDVILYHQPDDKKKNRGFCFLEYEDHKSAAQARRRLMSGKVKVWGNVVTVEWADPVEEPDPEVMAKVKVLFVRNLATTVTEEILEKSFSEFGKLERVKKLKDYAFVHFEDRGAAVKAMNEMNGKEIEGEEIEIVLAKPPDKKRKERQAARQASRSTAYEDYYYYPPPRMPPPIRGRGRGGRGGYGYPPDYYGYEDYYDDYYGYDYHDYRGGYEDPYYGYDDGYAIRGRGGGGRGGRGAPPPPRGRGAPPPRGRAGYSQRGAPMGPPRGARGGRGGPAQQQRGRGARGARGNRGGNVGGKRKADGYNQPDSKRRQTNNQQNWGSQPIAQQPLQQGGDYAGNYGYNNDNQEFYQDTYGQQWK; encoded by the exons atgaggagaaggaggagcgcGCGCCATTTGCCGTCGCTGCTTGGGCCCGAGCTGCGCCGCGCAGGCCCTGCTCTG CATAATAAAATGGCTAATCAGGTGAATGGTAATGCGGTACAgttaaaagaagaggaagaaccAATGGATACTTCCAGTGTAACTCacacagaacactacaagacacTGATAGAGGCAGGCCTCCCACAGAAGGTGGCAGAGAGACTTGATGAAATATTTCAGACAG GGTTGGTAGCTTATGTCGATCTTGATGAAAGAGCAATTGATGCTCTTAGGGAATTTAATGAAGAAGGAGCCCTCTCTGTATTACAGCAGTTTAAAGAAAGTGACCTGTCGCATGTACAG AACAAAAGTGCATTTTTATGTGGAGTTATGAAGACCTACaggcaaagagagaaacaaggcaGCAAAGTACAGGAATCGACGAAAGGACCAGATGAAGCAAAGATTAAG gctttgctAGAGAGGACTGGTTACACTTTGGATGTAACTACAGGACAGAGGAAATATGGGGGCCCTCCTCCCGATACTGTATATTCTGGTGTGCAGCCTGGTATTGGAACAGAG GTTTTTGTTGGTAAGATTCCCCGAGACTTGTATGAAGATGAATTGGTACCACTCTTTGAGAAAGCTGGTCCAATTTGGGATCTGCGCCTCATGATGGATCCTCTTTCTGGTCAAAACAGAGGTTATGCTTTCATTACCTTTTGTAGTAAAGATGCAGCGCAGGAAGCAGTCAAATTG tgtgaCAACTATGAAATCCGTCCTGGGAAGCACCTTGGAGTATGCATCTCCGTGGCAAACAACAGGTTATTTGTTGGGTCAATTCCAAAGAACAAGACTAAGGAAAACATACTGGAAGAGTTCAGTAAAGTCACAG AGGGTTTGGTGGATGTAATCTTGTATCATCAACCTGATGATAAAAAGAAGAATCGAGGATTCTGCTTCTTGGAATATGAGGATCACAAGTCAGCAGCACAAGCTCGCCGCCGCCTAATGAGTGGGAAAGTAAAAGTCTGGGGAAATGTTGTGACAGTGGAATGGGCTGATCCAGTAGAGGAACCTGATCCAGAAGTCATGGCTAAG GTGAAAGTTTTATTTGTAAGAAACTTGGCCACTACTGTGACAGAAGAAATTCTTGAgaaatccttttctgaatttgggaagctggaaagagtaaagaaGTTGAAGGATTATGCTTTTGTTCATTTTGAGGACAGAGGTGCGGCAGTGAAG GCTATGAATGAAATGAATGGGAAAGAGATAGAAGGGGAAGAAATTGAAATAGTGTTAGCAAAGCCACCggataagaaaaggaaagaacGTCAGGCTGCCAGACAGGCCTCCAGAAGTACTGC gTATGAAGACTATTATTACTACCCTCCACCTCGCATGCCACCTCCTATTAGAGGCAGAGGCCGTGGAGGGAGAGGTGGATATGGCTATCCCCCAGATTACTATGGCTATGAAGATTATTATGATGATTATTATGGTTATGACTATCATGACTACCGTGGTGGCTATGAAGATCCCTATTACGGCTATGATGATGGCTATGCTataagaggaagaggaggaggaggaaggggtgggagagGTGCCCCTCCACCACCTAGGGGGCGGGGAGCACCACCACCAAGAGGTAGAGCTGGCTATTCACagaggggggcacccatgggaccGCCGAGAGGAGccaggggtgggagagggggtcctgcacagcagcagagaggacGCGGTGCTCGTGGAGCCAGGGGCAACCGTGGGGGCAACGTAGGAGGCAAGAGAAAGGCAGATGGGTACAACCAACCTGATTCCAAGCGCCGTCAGACCAACAACCAGCAGAACTGGGGCTCCCAACCCATCGCTCAACAGCCGCTCCAGCAAGGTGGTGACTATGCCGGTAACTATGGTTACAATAATGACAACCAGGAATTTTATCAGGATACTTATGGGCAACAGTGGAAGTAG
- the HNRNPR gene encoding heterogeneous nuclear ribonucleoprotein R isoform X5, with product MANQVNGNAVQLKEEEEPMDTSSVTHTEHYKTLIEAGLPQKVAERLDEIFQTGLVAYVDLDERAIDALREFNEEGALSVLQQFKESDLSHVQNKSAFLCGVMKTYRQREKQGSKVQESTKGPDEAKIKALLERTGYTLDVTTGQRKYGGPPPDTVYSGVQPGIGTECDNYEIRPGKHLGVCISVANNRLFVGSIPKNKTKENILEEFSKVTEGLVDVILYHQPDDKKKNRGFCFLEYEDHKSAAQARRRLMSGKVKVWGNVVTVEWADPVEEPDPEVMAKVKVLFVRNLATTVTEEILEKSFSEFGKLERVKKLKDYAFVHFEDRGAAVKAMNEMNGKEIEGEEIEIVLAKPPDKKRKERQAARQASRSTAYEDYYYYPPPRMPPPIRGRGRGGRGGYGYPPDYYGYEDYYDDYYGYDYHDYRGGYEDPYYGYDDGYAIRGRGGGGRGGRGAPPPPRGRGAPPPRGRAGYSQRGAPMGPPRGARGGRGGPAQQQRGRGARGARGNRGGNVGGKRKADGYNQPDSKRRQTNNQQNWGSQPIAQQPLQQGGDYAGNYGYNNDNQEFYQDTYGQQWK from the exons ATGGCTAATCAGGTGAATGGTAATGCGGTACAgttaaaagaagaggaagaaccAATGGATACTTCCAGTGTAACTCacacagaacactacaagacacTGATAGAGGCAGGCCTCCCACAGAAGGTGGCAGAGAGACTTGATGAAATATTTCAGACAG GGTTGGTAGCTTATGTCGATCTTGATGAAAGAGCAATTGATGCTCTTAGGGAATTTAATGAAGAAGGAGCCCTCTCTGTATTACAGCAGTTTAAAGAAAGTGACCTGTCGCATGTACAG AACAAAAGTGCATTTTTATGTGGAGTTATGAAGACCTACaggcaaagagagaaacaaggcaGCAAAGTACAGGAATCGACGAAAGGACCAGATGAAGCAAAGATTAAG gctttgctAGAGAGGACTGGTTACACTTTGGATGTAACTACAGGACAGAGGAAATATGGGGGCCCTCCTCCCGATACTGTATATTCTGGTGTGCAGCCTGGTATTGGAACAGAG tgtgaCAACTATGAAATCCGTCCTGGGAAGCACCTTGGAGTATGCATCTCCGTGGCAAACAACAGGTTATTTGTTGGGTCAATTCCAAAGAACAAGACTAAGGAAAACATACTGGAAGAGTTCAGTAAAGTCACAG AGGGTTTGGTGGATGTAATCTTGTATCATCAACCTGATGATAAAAAGAAGAATCGAGGATTCTGCTTCTTGGAATATGAGGATCACAAGTCAGCAGCACAAGCTCGCCGCCGCCTAATGAGTGGGAAAGTAAAAGTCTGGGGAAATGTTGTGACAGTGGAATGGGCTGATCCAGTAGAGGAACCTGATCCAGAAGTCATGGCTAAG GTGAAAGTTTTATTTGTAAGAAACTTGGCCACTACTGTGACAGAAGAAATTCTTGAgaaatccttttctgaatttgggaagctggaaagagtaaagaaGTTGAAGGATTATGCTTTTGTTCATTTTGAGGACAGAGGTGCGGCAGTGAAG GCTATGAATGAAATGAATGGGAAAGAGATAGAAGGGGAAGAAATTGAAATAGTGTTAGCAAAGCCACCggataagaaaaggaaagaacGTCAGGCTGCCAGACAGGCCTCCAGAAGTACTGC gTATGAAGACTATTATTACTACCCTCCACCTCGCATGCCACCTCCTATTAGAGGCAGAGGCCGTGGAGGGAGAGGTGGATATGGCTATCCCCCAGATTACTATGGCTATGAAGATTATTATGATGATTATTATGGTTATGACTATCATGACTACCGTGGTGGCTATGAAGATCCCTATTACGGCTATGATGATGGCTATGCTataagaggaagaggaggaggaggaaggggtgggagagGTGCCCCTCCACCACCTAGGGGGCGGGGAGCACCACCACCAAGAGGTAGAGCTGGCTATTCACagaggggggcacccatgggaccGCCGAGAGGAGccaggggtgggagagggggtcctgcacagcagcagagaggacGCGGTGCTCGTGGAGCCAGGGGCAACCGTGGGGGCAACGTAGGAGGCAAGAGAAAGGCAGATGGGTACAACCAACCTGATTCCAAGCGCCGTCAGACCAACAACCAGCAGAACTGGGGCTCCCAACCCATCGCTCAACAGCCGCTCCAGCAAGGTGGTGACTATGCCGGTAACTATGGTTACAATAATGACAACCAGGAATTTTATCAGGATACTTATGGGCAACAGTGGAAGTAG